In Silene latifolia isolate original U9 population chromosome 3, ASM4854445v1, whole genome shotgun sequence, a single window of DNA contains:
- the LOC141647620 gene encoding enolase, translating into MVTITLVKARQIYDSRGNPTVEADVHLDDGTYARAAVPSGASTGVYEALELRDGGSAYMGKGVFKAVKNVNEIIGPALVGKDPTQQTEIDNFMVQQLDGTVNEWGWCKQKLGANAILAVSLAVCKAGAQVKKIPLYKHIAELAGNKKMVLPVPAFNVINGGSHAGNKLAMQEFMILPTGASSFKEAMKMGSEVYHHLKSVIKKKYGQDATNVGDEGGFAPNIQENKEGLELLKTAIEKAGYTGKVVIGMDVAASEFYKEDKSYDLNFKEENNDGSQRISGEALKDLYKSFVAEYPIVSIEDPFDQDDWEHYAKMTAEIGDKVQIVGDDLLVTNPKRVGKAINEKSCNALLLKVNQIGSVTESIEAVRMSKKAGWGVMASHRSGETEDTFIADLSVGLSTGQIKTGAPCRSERLAKYNQLLRIEEELGEDAIYAGASFRVPVEPY; encoded by the exons ATGGTGACCATCACTCTTGTGAAAGCCAGACAAATCTACGACAGCCGTGGTAACCCTACCGTTGAG GCTGATGTTCATCTAGATGATGGAACTTACGCTAGAGCCGCTGTTCCTAGTGGTGCATCCACTG GAGTCTATGAAGCTCTTGAACTTAGGGATGGAGGTTCTGCTTATATGGGAAAAGGTGTTTTTAAG GCTGTCAAGAATGTAAATGAGATCATTGGCCCTGCCTTGGTTGGAAAG GATCCAACTCAGCAAACGGAAATTGACAACTTCATGGTTCAACAACTCGATGGAACTGTGAATGAGTGGGGTTGGTGTAAGCAGAAG TTGGGAGCAAACGCTATCTTGGCTGTTTCACTTGCTGTCTGCAAAGCCGGAGCCCAAGTCAAGAAAATTCCATTGTACAAG CACATTGCTGAGCTCGCTGGTAACAAGAAGATGGTCTTGCCGGTCCCAGCTTTCAATGTCATCAATGGTGGATCTCACGCAGGCAACAAGCTTGCCATGCAGGAGTTCATGATTCTTCCTACTGGAGCTTCTTCATTCAAGGAGGCAATGAAGATGGGCAGTGAAGTCTATCACCATTTGAAG AGTGTGATCAAGAAGAAGTATGGCCAAGATGCAACCAATGTTGGTGATGAGGGTGGCTTTGCTCCTAATATCCAG GAGAACAAGGAAGGTCTTGAGTTGCTCAAGACAGCCATTGAGAAGGCTGGATACACCGGCAAG GTGGTTATTGGGATGGATGTTGCTGCATCTGAGTTCTACAAGGAGGACAAATCATATGACTTAAACTTCAAGGAAGAG AACAACGATGGGTCACAAAGGATTTCTGGTGAGGCCCTCAAGGATCTATACAAGTCATTTGTGGCTGAGTACCCCATTGTGTCAATTGAAGATCCTTTTGACCAAGATGACTGGGAGCACTATGCTAAGATGACTGCGGAAATTGGAGACAAAGTACAAATTGTTGGAGATGATCTCTTGGTGACTAACCCCAAG AGAGTTGGAAAGGCCATTAATGAAAAGTCCTGCAATGCACTTCTTCTCAAGGTAAACCAAATCGGGTCTGTGACTGAAAGTATCGAGGCTGTGAGGATGTCCAAGAAGGCTGGATGGGGTGTGATGGCTAGCCACCGAAG TGGTGAAACTGAGGACACTTTCATTGCTGACCTTTCTGTGGGACTCTCCACG GGTCAAATCAAGACTGGAGCTCCATGCAGATCAGAGCGACTTGCCAAATACAACCAG CTTTTGCGTATTGAAGAGGAGCTCGGTGAAGATGCTATTTATGCTGGAGCAAGCTTCCGGGTGCCCGTTGAGCCCTACTGA